Proteins encoded by one window of Arachis hypogaea cultivar Tifrunner chromosome 1, arahy.Tifrunner.gnm2.J5K5, whole genome shotgun sequence:
- the LOC112791402 gene encoding uncharacterized protein produces MPESLRNLSLSPKIFFFTLLLSLNIILLFPCCCFSLNEQGQALLSWKNSLNSTSDSLASWNNSTSTPCNFFGVRCNSQGDVVQINLKSVNLEGSLVPSNFQPLRSLKILILSSTNITGRIPKEIGDYQELMFLDLSGNSLFGEIPEEICRLRKLVSLSLHRNSLEGNIPFSIGNLSSLVNLTLYDNHLSGVIPKSIGSLNKLQVFRAGGNKNLKGELPWEIGNCTNLVMLGLTETSISGRIPSSIGMLKRIQTMAIYTTLLSGPIPEEIGNCSELQNIYLYQNSLSDSIPNQIGELSKLQNLLLWQNNIVGRIPEDLGRCREIKVIDFSENLLTGNIPRSFGQLSNLEELQLSVNQVSGSIPPEISNCTSLVQLQLDNNALSGEIPARIGDLRSLTLFYAWQNNLTGKLPDSLSECQELEALDLSYNNLIGPIPNQLFELKNLTKLLLLANDLSGVIPPDIGNCTSLYRLRLNHNRLAGNIPQKIGNLKNLNFLDLSNNHLSGDFPQTLGGCQNLEFLDLHSNSITGSVPDSLPKSLQLIDISDNMLSGSLTHSIGSLNELTKLYLGKNQINGRIPSEILSCSKLQLLDLGSNSFSGEIPKELGLLSSLEISLNLSHNRLSGEIPTEFSSLGKLGVLDLSHNNLTGNLDALSSLQNLVSLNVSFNGFSGELPNTPFFHKLPLSDLAENQGLYISGTAINSSLKTESKSHKKSVMKFVMSILLSTSTALVLLTVCVLIRSRLNESRTQADSWELTLYQKFELSIDEIVLNLTSSNVIGTGSSGVVYKVLIPNGEILAVKKMWLSTSSEESRAFDNEIRTLGSIRHKNIIRLLGWGSNRNLKLLFYDYLPNGSLSSLLHGSGKGKAEWETRYDVVLGVAHALSYLHHDCVPSIIHGDVKAMNVLLGPGFQPYLADFGLARIATDTENSMQVQRHYLAGSYGYMAPEHASMQPITEKSDVYSFGMVLLEVLTGRHPLDPTLPMGAPLVQWVRNHLANKGDPSDILDSKLKGRSDPTMHEMIQTLAVSFLCVSTRANDRPTMKDVVAMLKEIRPIETSRPDYDVLKNKKGGLSLASHSSSPIRPPSPSPSPSLPPRNAVVSHGSSNCSYNFSDESNS; encoded by the exons ATGCCTGAAAGCTTAAGGAATCTTTCACTTTCTCCCAAAATCTTCTTCTTCACCTTGCTTCTTTCATTAAACATCATTCTCCTCTTTCCATGTTGTTGTTTCTCACTTAATGAACAAGGCCAAGCTCTTTTAtcatggaagaacagtttaaacAGCACTTCAGATTCATTAGCATCATGGAACAATTCTACTTCAACACCATGCAACTTTTTTGGTGTTCGTTGCAACTCACAAGGGGATGTTGTccaaataaatttgaaatcaGTGAACTTGGAAGGTTCATTGGTACCTTCAAATTTTCAACCATTAAGGTCATTGAAGATTCTTATCCTCTCATCAACAAACATCACAGGAAGGATCCCAAAGGAGATTGGAGACTACCAAGAACTCATGTTTCTTGATCTTAGTGGCAATTCTCTGTTTGGCGAAATCCCAGAAGAGATTTGTAGGCTAAGAAAACTAGTTAGTTTGTCCCTTCACAGAAACTCACTTGAAGGAAACATTCCATTCAGCATTGGGAATCTATCAAGCCTTGTGAACTTGACACTCTATGATAATCATCTCAGTGGTGTGATTCCAAAGAGCATTGGATCCTTAAACAAGCTTCAAGTGTTTAGAGCTGGTGGCAACAAGAATCTTAAGG GTGAGCTTCCATGGGAGATTGGAAACTGCACCAACTTGGTCATGTTAGGTCTTACAGAAACCAGCATTTCTGGGAGAATCCCTTCATCAATTGGAATGCTGAAAAGGATTCAAACCATGGCAATTTACACAACACTATTGTCAGGTCCTATTCCAGAAGAGATTGGCAACTGCAGTGAGTTGCAGAACATTTACTTGTACCAGAACTCTCTCTCAGATTCAATCCCAAACCAAATTGGAGAACTCAGCAAGCTTCAGAATCTTCTTTTATGGCAGAACAACATAGTTGGTAGAATCCCAGAAGACCTTGGAAGATGCAGAGAGATCAAGGTCATAGATTTCTCCGAAAACCTTCTGACAGGTAACATTCCAAGGAGTTTTGGTCAGCTTTCTAATCTTGAAGAGCTTCAGCTTAGTGTCAACCAGGTCTCAGGCTCCATACCTCCTGAAATCTCAAACTGCACCTCTCTGGTTCAGCTGCAGCTCGACAACAACGCTCTCTCCGGCGAGATTCCGGCACGCATCGGCGACTTGAGAAGCCTAACTCTGTTCTATGCTTGGCAGAACAATCTAACAGGAAAACTCCCAGATAGTCTTTCTGAGTGCCAAGAACTTGAGGCACTTGATCTTTCATACAACAATTTGATAGGTCCAATTCCAAACCAACTATTCGAATTGAAAAATCTCACCAAACTCTTGCTTCTTGCCAATGATTTATCCGGCGTTATTCCGCCGGATATAGGTAACTGCACTAGCCTATACCGGCTCCGGTTGAATCACAATAGACTAGCAGGTAACATTCCACAAAAGATTGGAAACTTAAAAAATCTGAATTTCTTGGATTTGAGCAACAACCATCTCAGTGGGGACTttcctcaaacacttggtgggtgccAGAACCTTGAGTTCTTGGATCTTCATTCAAACAGCATCACAGGTTCTGTTCCTGATTCTCTTCCCAAAAGCCTTCAATTAATTGACATATCAGATAACATGCTTTCAGGATCATTGACTCATTCCATTGGTTCACTGAATGAATTAACAAAACTCTACCTTGGAAAGAACCAAATCAATGGAAGAATACCTTCAGAGATTCTCTCTTGTTCCAAGCTACAACTTCTTGATCTAGGAAGCAACAGTTTCTCAGGGGAAATCCCAAAAGAACTTGGCCTACTTTCTTCGCTCGAAATCTCGCTGAATCTCAGCCATAACCGACTCTCCGGCGAGATTCCGACCGAGTTTTCGAGCCTGGGAAAGCTAGGAGTACTTGATCTCTCACACAACAATCTCACAGGGAACTTAGATGCTCTTTCTAGCCTTCAAAATCTTGTTTCCTTGAATGTTTCCTTCAATGGCTTCTCTGGTGAATTACCAAACACACCATTCTTCCATAAGCTCCCTCTCAGTGATCTCGCCGAAAATCAAGGTCTCTATATTTCTGGAACTGCTATAAACTCTTCTTTGAAAACAGAGTCAAAGAGTCACAAAAAATCAGTTATGAAGTTTGTTATGTCAATTCTCCTTAGCACCAGTACTGCACTGGTGCTCCTAACGGTCTGCGTCCTGATTCGTTCACGATTGAACGAATCACGGACGCAGGCCGATAGCTGGGAATTGACATTATATCAAAAATTTGAACTATCCATTGATGAAATTGTCTTGAATTTGACCTCATCGAATGTGATTGGAACCGGAAGCTCTGGAGTGGTGTACAAGGTATTGATTCCCAACGGCGAAATACTAGCCGTTAAGAAGATGTGGTTGTCCACGTCATCGGAAGAATCTAGAGCATTTGATAACGAGATTCGAACACTTGGATCAATTAGGCACAAGAATATCATAAGGCTCCTTGGTTGGGGATCCAACAGGAACTTGAAACTCCTTTTCTATGATTATCTCCCTAATGGAAGTTTGAGTTCTTTGCTTCATGGTTCAGGGAAGGGAAAAGCTGAATGGGAAACAAGATATGATGTTGTGTTGGGTGTAGCTCATGCACTTTCATATTTGCACCATGATTGTGTTCCTTCTATAATCCATGGAGATGTTAAGGCCATGAATGTCTTGTTAGGACCTGGATTTCAACCTTACCTTGCTGATTTTGGGCTTGCAAGAATTGCTACTGATACTGAAAATTCTATGCAAGTACAAAGACACTACCTTGCTGGTTCATATGGATACATGGCTCCTG AGCATGCATCTATGCAACCAATAACTGAAAAGAGTGATGTATACAGTTTCGGAATGGTTCTACTTGAGGTTCTAACAGGAAGGCACCCATTAGACCCAACCCTACCAATGGGTGCACCCTTGGTTCAATGGGTTAGGAACCACTTAGCCAACAAAGGTGACCCATCAGACATCCTTGACTCAAAGCTCAAAGGGAGATCTGACCCTACCATGCATGAGATGATACAAACTTTGGCAGTGTCATTTCTGTGTGTTAGCACAAGAGCAAATGATAGGCCAACAATGAAGGATGTTGTTGCAATGTTAAAGGAAATTAGGCCTATTGAAACATCAAGGCCTGATTATGATGTGCTGAAGAATAAAAAAGGAGGTTTGAGCTTAGCATCACATAGTTCTTCACCAATTAgaccaccatcaccatcaccatcaccatcactacCTCCTAGGAATGCTGTTGTTTCTCATGGATCTTCTAATTGTTCCTATAATTTCTCTGATGAGTCAAACAGTTAA
- the LOC140184480 gene encoding kinesin-like protein KIN-14F: protein EWEQWKNGNNSRNAIESQKGRAISPYRLPKYGNTSATMKSETCQRPTPTDDKTFEGRSCSSGKQRRSRFPSALDSPMAKMENINSHKGRSPSPPVIRRSQSTERGSSVIKIKVKIDTADNNNNNNHQTQPIIKHPFPSSRKLHQEINEEEQFKQALSVVRQGGIRKITKLDGNNNYYYNKGKAKNNNCQLLSPFKMNQKHDMVVPTTTFGEIALDSPRTSDYSDQSENSLGFTESVTDCGGLNLTKMRDNFPRTSHNLFGSRGMVQGGEPLSAASRVENKFLSGSGGSNTKESSKTVTMPEFRRSRSTPRGKFLGLS from the exons GAATGGGAACAATGGAAGAATGGGAACAACTCTAGAAATGCCATTGAATCACAGAAAGGAAGAGCTATTTCACCTTATCGCTTGCCCAAATATGGAAACACTAGTGCCACCATGAAATCAGAGACTTGTCAGAGACCAACACCAACAGATGATAAAACTTTTGAG GGGAGGAGTTGCTCATCGGGTAAGCAAAGAAGGTCAAGGTTCCCTTCAGCATTGGACTCACCAATGGCAAAAATGGAAAATATTAATTCCCATAAAGGAAGATCTCCATCACCTCCAGTTATAAGGAGATCACAATCCACAGAAAGAGGTTCATCAGTGATTAAAATCAAGGTCAAAATCGACACAGcagataacaataacaataataaccacCAAAcccaaccaatcatcaagcatccATTCCCATCTAGTAGGAAACTTCATCAAGAAATTAACGAAGAAGAACAATTCAAGCAAGCACTTAGTGTAGTAAGGCAAGGTGGTATTAGAAAAATCACTAAGCTTGATGGtaacaataattattattataataagggTAAGGCTAAGAATAATAATTGTCAATTATTATCACCCTTTAAGATGAATCAAAAGCATGATATGGTGGTGCCTACTACTACATTTGGTGAAATTGCTTTGGATTCACCAAGAACAAGTGATTATTCAGATCAGTCAGAAAATAGCCTTGGCTTTACTGAATCTGTTACAGATTGTGGCGGTTTAAATCTAACCAAGATGCGTGATAACTTTCCAAGGACTTCTCATAATCTTTTTGGTTCAAG AGGAATGGTGCAAGGAGGAGAACCattatcagcagctagcagagtTGAGAACAAATTTTTGAGTGGTTCAGGAGGTAGTAATACTAAAGAATCAAGTAAAACAGTAACCATGCCTGAATTTAGAAGGAGCAGATCTACCCCACGTGGAAAGTTTCTTGGTTTATCATGA
- the LOC112791410 gene encoding kinesin-like protein KIN-14F, translating into MPQESFHNPFFTSPSKRGLKGLVPNNNNNNNNEASSKNAIAIIEESFNDHELAQRKAEEAASRRNQASEWVREMDEAAKALLPKEPSEEEFRNALRNGLILCNVLNKVHPRAVYKVVENGGVAVPSAEGAAHSAIQYFENVRNFLEAVRDMQLLTFEASDLEKGGSSNKVVDCILCLKGYHEWKLSGGEGVWKYGGTVRITSFPKRSSPSSLSTNGSDQSSGDDQSLLDEQIEASQYEHLLEFLQLSQELLIQEARTANTLSFLFDHFGLRLLQAYLRETDHIQDLPFNAMVIDTLLSKVVKDFSSLLTSQGTQLGLFLKKILKGDIGCLSKREFIEAISLYLNQRSNLASNDFSKFCICGGKRENIRHNNNNNGNYSSKHIEVINNQQKQLEEMKYFFEETKMEVKQIQSEWEQESSRLEEHIKSLEVASSSYQKVLEENRNLYNQIQDLKGTIRVYCRVRPFLQGQSNGECTVDYIGENGDMMIVNPLKQGKDSRRVFSFNKVFGTTITQEQIYGDTQPLVRSVLDGYNVCIFAYGQTGSGKTYTMSGPDLTNEETWGVNYRALRDLFDISKERTNAIKYEVYVQMIEIYNEQVRDLLVIDASNRRLDIRNNSQLNGLNVPDAFIVPVTCTQDVLDLMRIGQKNRAVGATALNVRSSRSHSVLTVHVRGVEVVSNSILRGCLHLVDLAGSERVDKSEAVGERLKEAQYINRSLSALGDVISALAQKSPHIPYRNSKLTQVLQDSLGNK; encoded by the exons ATGCCACAAGAGAGCTTCCATAATCCATTTTTCACTTCTCCTTCAAAGAGAGGATTGAAGGGTTTGGttcctaacaacaacaacaataataataatgaagctTCTTCAAAGAATGCCATAGCAATAATAGAGGAAAGTTTCAATGATCATGAATTGGCTCAAAGAAAGGCAGAGGAAGCAG CTTCAAGGAGAAACCAAGCATCAGAATGGGTTCGAGAAATGGATGAAGCAGCAAAAGCATTGCTCCCAAAAGAaccttcagaagaagaattccgcAATGCGCTTCGGAATGGACTCATTCTTTGCAATGTCCTCAACAAAGTCCACCCTCGTGCTGTTTACAAA GTGGTGGAGAATGGTGGGGTTGCGGTCCCAAGCGCAGAGGGCGCAGCACACTCTGCAATTCAATATTTTGAGAATGTCAGAAACTTTTTGGAGGCTGTCAGAGATATGCAGCTTCTCACTTTTGAAGCTTCTGATTTGGAGAAG GGTGGTTCATCAAACAAAGTAGTAGACTGCATTCTATGTTTGAAAGGGTACCATGAATGGAAGTTATCCGGTGGAGAGGGAGTATGGAAGTATGGTGGGACTGTGAGAATTACTTCATTTCCAAagagatcttctccttcttcattatCCACAAATGGAAGTGATCAAAGTAGTGGTGATGATCAATCATTGTTGGATGAACAAATAGAGGCATCACAATATGAACACTTGTTAGAGTTTCTTCAGCTTTCTCAAGAGTTGTTGATTCAAGAAGCAAGAACTGCAAACACTCTCTCTTTCCTTTTTGATCACTTTGGACTCAGGCTTCTTCAGGCATACCTTAGAGAAACTGATCACATTCAAGATCTGCCTTTCAATGCAATG GTAATTGATACCCTTCTTAGCAAGGTAGTCAAAGATTTCTCATCCTTGCTTACTTCCCAAGGCACTCAG CTTGGACTTTTCCTGAAGAAGATACTGAAAGGTGATATTGGGTGCCTATCAAAGAGAGAGTTCATAGAAGCTATCTCACTATATCTTAATCAAAGAAGTAATTTGGCATCAAATGATTTCTCCAAATTCTGCATTTGTGGTGGTAAACGTGAAAATATTCggcataacaacaataataatggcaATTATTCCTCCAAGCATATTGAAGTAATCAATAACCAACAGAAGCAACTTGAG GAAATGAAATACTTTTTTGAAGAGACAAAAATGGAGGTCAAACAAATTCAGTCAGAATGGGAGCAAGAAAGTAGTAGGCTAg AGGAACATATCAAGAGTCTTGAAGTGGCCTCCTCTTCCTATCAGAAAGTTTTGGAGGAGAATCGTAATCTTTATAATCAAATACAAGACCTCAAAG gaACCATTAGGGTGTATTGTAGAGTGAGGCCATTCTTACAAGGACAATCAAATGGAGAGTGTACAGTAGATTATATTGGAGAAAATGGAGACATGATGATTGTGAACCCCCTTAAGCAAGGCAAAGATTCTAGAAGGGTATTTTCATTCAATAAGGTGTTTGGAACAACCATAACACaag AGCAAATATATGGTGACACTCAACCACTAGTGAGGTCTGTTTTAGATGGTTATAATGTGTGCATATTTGCATATGGACAGACTGGCTCAGGAAAGACCTATACAATG AGTGGTCCTGATCTGACAAATGAAGAGACATGGGGTGTAAACTATAGGGCTTTGCGTGACTTATTTGATATATCGAAGGAAAGAACAAATGCCATAAAATATGAAGTTTATGTTCAGATGATTGAGATATACAATGAACAAGTCAGAGACTTGTTAGTCATTGATGCCTCTAATAGAAG ATTAGATATACGAAACAACTCTCAACTAAATGGTCTAAATGTCCCCGATGCATTCATAGTTCCAGTCACTTGTACCCAAGATGTTCTTGACTTGATGAGAATCGGTCAGAAAAATCGCGCCGTGGGTGCTACTGCGCTAAATGTTCGAAGCAGCCGTTCTCACAG TGTTCTAACCGTTCATGTTAGAGGGGTGGAAGTGGTTTCGAATTCGATTCTTCGGGGTTGTCTCCACCTAGTTGATCTGGCCGGAAGTGAAAGAGTTGATAAATCTGAAGCTGTTGGTGAAAGACTAAAAGAGGCTCAATATATAAATAGGTCACTCTCTGCACTTGGAGATGTTATCTCTGCTCTTGCACAAAAAAGTCCTCATATTCCTTATAGAAATAGCAAGCTCACACAAGTCTTACAAGATTCTTTAGGTAACAAATAG